cattgGTTATAAAAGTTAGGCAACcaagaggagaggagagacGTGTTGATTAAGCTAGCTTTAAGCCACTGCCGACCCAACAACAAGGAATGTGGTTTAAACTCTGCCGGCTAAGTAGTGATTGCTTCTGACTGGAGCCGATGTATTCTAATAAGGCGGGCGGGCGGGCGGCGAAGCCCATGGCTTGACGGTTGTTTGTGGACTCAGATTTAATATTCACAACGCGTAGGACCGATTTCATCaataaggaattaaaataaGGGAAAATAATGATGTTACCTTATCCTCTTTCAAAAACATTCACACTCCATCACTATTGTCTCCATACCCTCTCatgttttataatattaacacGATTGTCTCCCTATCCTCCTTCGTAGGTGGCTCGGGTTCGATCTCCGTCAACgacattatatatttttatgattggACTATGTTGTTGTATTTATTCTTCAATTCCTAACCAACTGCCCAAATGAACAATCATGATACGGTTAACCCAAAATCAACGGGTTCAATTTCTATGACATGAATGAACATGTTGGGTgggtagtttttttttttttttttttttttttttttttttttttttttNNNNNNNNNNNNNNNNNNNNNNNNNNNNNNNNNNNNNNNNNNNNNNNNNNNNNNNNNNNNNNNNNNNNNNNNNNNNNNNNNNNNNNNNNNNNNNNtttttttttttttttttttttttttttttttttttttttttttttttttttttttttttttcatttttatttttagatgatATTTAcggtatttataatttatacaattaattttatatctccGACCGCATAATTGGGCCTTCTTccataaatccatgatcaaaTAATTGGGCTTCTTTCAGTCGCTTTGAATTTATTTCTccgtttctttttgttttccaatCGCCACACGCAGATGCCGTAAGCATCAATAATAATACGTGCGAGCCACACGCAATCTCTCCACAGACTTCTTCTTGTAATCTCCGGTGTCCCTGCCACGTGGAGCACAATCGaggtaataaaatattataaaataaaattattttttaaaaataataataataataaagaaacatataaaaattttacGGTCTCGGTTCCGAACCGGGCCTGCTAGCCTTCTGTGTCTAAACGGCCACGTTTCTTTTCCCGCCGACCACCACCAACACAAACCCGCCATATTCAGATAACAAACCGGGGTCCAGTGGATTGTTACTATTCCATTATCTTCTGAAAAATGGATCAATCCGGAGACCCAGAGCCTGTCCTTAACCACCGTCTCCTCCTTGACGACGGAATCGTCACGCCAATGATTCTCACAGCTGACGGTTGGCTTCGGTGGTCGGAGAAAGGCCAACGATCTCTGGCCATTGAGAAAGAGGTTATCGGATTCTCCATTGATGGTCCGAAGATTAGGATCAATGCTCTCGTTGAGGACCGTGGTGGATTGTGGTGCTTTGGGAGCAGCGGAGCTTTGGTGAGGAAGGAGTTTGTGTTTCAGCCCCGCGAATGCATCGATTTGCTTGGTAACACGATCGTCCAGAATTCTGTCTGGTTTTAATATTGACTTCGAGTAGTTTAGAAAATGCATTGAAAGGAGGAGAAGGATTTTGCTGTGATCTGATTTGTTTGTGCCTGCTGATTGCCATGATGATTTAATGTTTTCGTTTCTCTCCTACATCTCTCAAGAGCCAAACGGAAACTCATAACCTAATACTTCGTTCTTTATGCTGTTCATTCGGCTTAATTTCGAGAACAAGAGAAATCTTCTTATTGCGATTTTTCTCATTGCAAATTCCCGTCGTCACATGTTAATTACGGAATAGGATGAATAATGTCCGTTAGTTTTTCTGCTGATTAAGAGTTGAAGAACACTCCAGGATCATCGGCGTTTTTAGTGCTTCAAACTTGTTCTGCGTAGTGTTCCTTTCCATTGTCTTCTGGAATAATGGCAACTCTGTTTCAAACTTGgtcttttttgtttgcttaggtgcctttatctttctttttcccctATTTCCACGTTCTTACAAGCATCGCATTGTTTAGTAGGCAATAAATGGATTGCTAAGGCGAGATGATTGGGTTGATGCAACAAAGATGCCTTTAGGAGTAGTGCCTGCAGGTATCGTATTCTTAActtgtttgacattttttagtaTTACAACAAGAATTTTGAACTTACTACATTTGAAGGAGATGTTTAAATGATATGCAGACTGGAATTGTATTGACCATGAATCATATCTAGTGAAAGAACATTGGTGTCTGATGGCACTCGATTTCTCAGATTTCCCCCTTAACCAACGAAAAGACACTCCCATTCTATTAGCATTTATTGGAGTTCCTTGTTTGGATGGTTAACATATGAATGATTGGAACAACAAGATTTCTGATAGTATTTATTGGGGTTCATATATGCATAGGCACTGGAAATGGAATGGTGATATCACTTCTTCATTCAAATAGTGGCCTTTGTACCGCATGCAATGCTACTCTAGCCATCCTTCAAGGTTAGTCTAGTTTTGTCAATCTCCAATGTTCATCTTATTTTCCCTTATGATCGAGGTATTTtgcaaacaaattttaatttcttgcaGGCCATAAGTGTTCATTGGATGTTGCCACCATTTTGCAAGGAGAGGCTAAACATTTTTCTGTGTTGATGCTTGCTTGAGGTATCTCTAACTTTAAATCTCTCTTTAGTGTTACTACTGGGTAGTTGAGGTTAATTTGTCCTTTTGCCGATGCAACTATTTCTGCCTACCTGATGTTTGCTTCTGCAGAGTTATCTAAGTTGAGTACTTAGGAATGCTACAAGTTACTACTAGAATTTATATGCGTGTTTAAAGATGACAGGTAATGCCATTATTGTATATTAAAGATGACATATAACTGTCCTTGATTTTCAAACATTATTCATTTGAATTGGTTTGAAGTGCTTCTGTTACAGACCAAGGACGCAATACAAGCAAAGAGTCCCCTAACACACAGATCATACCAATTAAGGTTATCCGTGACCTGGTTTAGATGTTAGGTTCAAGCCCAAGTTCACAAAAACAAATGTTCTTCATTGGCATGCTtcttgttaggaatcacgaatcttcgcaatggtatgatattgtccactttgagcataagctcttatgactTTACTTTGAACTTCCCCATAAAGCCCCACAATGATTCAAGTTAATCTAAGTTCACAAAAACAAATGTTCTTCATTGGCATGCTTCTTGTTAGGAATTACGAATCTtcgcaatggtatgatattgtccacttcgagcataagctcttatgactTTACTTTGAACTTCCCTATAAGGCCTCACAATGATTCAAGCTAATCTAAGTTCACAAAAACAAATGTTCTTCATTGGCATGCTTCTTGTTAGGAATCAAGAATCTtcgcaatggtatgatattgtccactttgagcataagctcttatgactTTACTTTGAACTTCCCCATAAGGCCTCACAATGATTCAAGCTAATCTTAATGGCTGTGCTTAAGCTCGCGGTCAAAAACAACTCGCGTGCTGTCTGTGGCATAGGCTTCTTGatcccatggccgcatgctcTAAGTCTGTATTTAGTTCAAAGGCTTCTGTTTTTGTATCTTGAGAAGTATTCATGGAGCCAAATTGGTAAGTGGAAGATTGTTTTCAGTCCTGTCTCTGCTGTACAATTGGTGTGAAACAAGTCGGTGAAGCTGGTAGATTGTGTGTGtacaaaaatgatttgaatcttAATATGTTGGAAGTAGAATCTTGATATGTTAGACAGGAAAAGAGAGGCCTGAAGAAAACACACATGCTTTTGCAAACTACCAACTACTTTTACTTCTAGGTGTACAAAAGGCACGCGGATAATTTATTCTCGTGCTAAATCCTTCCAACTTTGTACCAAAAAACATATCTCTTGTGCATACTCTCCATTGTTTCCACCTCCGTACCTTTGATTCAAGTCGTCTTTACGAGTCAtgtgattaaaattttatttatggtGTTTGAGAATGGGATGCAGTGTCTAGTAATGAGATGTTTATTTATAGTGCTTTGTTGGTAGTGAGTCCCCTTtaactaatttagaaaatgatataAGTAAAGTAATACATCTCAATTTGTATGAGATCTTTTGGGATGCCCAAAGCAACTTCGAACTAAAAAGCatataaaattagtttatagCATTTGTGAATTCCCATCGTTGAAGTAAAGACGAACCTtataaaattagtaaaaatcaaacatgttatgtcattataaaatttaaagtaaatgaaaagttGCCAACCCAGCCAAAGAATGCTAGCCACctttcaataatttttgtttccgtatataatatttatcttTACCTAAATCTTAAAGCCcaacaattatataattaaaaaaaaaaggttgacTTCTCCCTTGAGAAGATAAATCATAATAATTGCAAAATGTTTATGACATAATTATATTAGGAGTTGGACATATtgaaatattcaaattgaATCGACcaactaaattatatttaatatatcattttattaaatattttagtttgtaACGATTGGGAGAGTGAAAgatcttgtaattttttatatgtaaattatgaaaagacaaataattttattttatattccgaataagtttttcttttttattccaaCTTTGTTGCTCATCTGTCAAAGTTTCTCActctgaagaaaaaaaaaacaataataatttgtttcaGTTTcggtattaattaaaaaaataaaataaataaaacagcgACAaagttatataaatattttaaaattggaataaaacaaaaatatatttttcattttgaccATTGACATGATGTAATTGTTTTAGTTAAGTGGAAATGGTTTAGCTTTTAATattcattgaaaataaataaaataaataaaacaaaaacaaaattacgtgacaaacaaatatttcaaaatttaaataaaacaaaacctgtttttcatttctaacTTTTATAATGACACCGGATGATTTGTTTTAGTTATGTTTTAGTtagtataaaaaatgtttaactttgaatattaattgaaaaaataaaataaataaaacggAAACAAAGTTACGTGtgggaaaattttgaataaaataacaCATATTCTTCCTTTGTAACCGTTATAATGAGACCACATAATTTGTTTTAGTTAGGAttgaaaattgtttaatttttaatattcattgaataaaataaaataaagaaacaaagacagaggaaaaatatttcaaaatttaaataaaacaaaatatgttttttatttctgtGATACgatataatttgttttagttAATAGCAAAAATAGTTTAACTTTTcatattaattgaaaaataaaataaataaaacagtaTAGGGTTACAtatgagaaaatatttaaaagtttgaataaaataaaacttgttTGTCGTTTATAATTGTTAGGGTGACAggacataatttattttagttattagaAAAACTgttaacttttaatatttattgaaaaaaataaaataaataaaacaaaggtAAAATTACATgaaggaaaatatttcaaaatttgaataaaacaaaatctcaTCTTCATTTCTGACTGTTATAATGATAtgacataatttattttagttagtAGTAAAAAtcgtttaatttttaatattaatcaaataaataaaacaacatataaaataaataaaacatatggaaaaatatttcaaagttGGAATAcaataaaacatgtttttcatttcttacCGACACAGTATAGTTTGTTTGAGTTGATAGTGAAAaccatttaacttttaatatttattgaaacaaataaaataaataaaacaaatatagaattacatgaaaaaaaaaatacttcaaaatttgaataaaataaaatgacacaatttgttttaattaatagtGAAAACggttttaacttttaatattaattaaaaataataataataattaaaacagaGAATACGTggagagaaaatatttcaaaatttgaataaaacaaaacctaTTTTTACATTTCTGACTATTAAAATGACACGACATTCTTCAACAAAAACCTTCAACTCTGAAACGCCCTGGTATGGGTGGGTCCCacttaatttgtaatttatcatttgtttttttcttcataaaagtATATAAGTATTACTCTAAGAAGTGCTCATTTTATTCGTGGGGACCCTCCCCCTAAACGTGAAGGAGATCATTCATTTAAACGCACATATATCTTaccatttgaaaaattagagaaaaaaacataattaactATTAAACAAGCTCttttcaaatatgaaaaatgtaataataataaagacaCGAAGATGGCTTTATaagtaacaataaaataaaatgaaataaatgtccaatttaaataatattgaaacatactaataaaaagtaaaataaagatTTGTATACGTATgatattaatatcaatttataaattaaaactgcatttaattctaaaaaaactgtatttaaagtttgaaaatatataattaaaaaacacaGCTTTATTACTATCTTCAATTGTGGCTGCCACaaaaggttaaattttttaataagtcaatttaaaaagtttcgtAGCGTGACAggtaagtaaataaaaaataaagatattttttgaaatttcaaattttagggatattttttaatattattttaaaaattttaggtatattttaaaactctttaaaaaatttaatggtaCATTATTATCtgttttcattcaaaattagatttttcttttaagtttaaagatattattgacgtttttaaaaatttaaagatattttttagataaattataaaatttaagagcGCTTTGGTTAATTTAACTTATatattactatatatatatatatgcttatcgtccttttattttatcgttgaaaattatataatattggtAAAATAATAAGAAGTACCAACCactatttgattaaaaaaaaaaaaaagagagaagaaaagagggaAGGACGGCAAATAATAAGGACAGAACACGAGTCGACGTGATTTTGAAGCCTCGTGGATTTGATTGTATAATACAGTGAAAATAAAGagagataataataataataataataataataataataataataatttggatGTTATTTTCTTATGTTAATTTTGGTTGGTTTAAATACGTCGTTGTCTTCTCTCCAAACCCTCTTCTGGTCTGATACACATCCTGGGTCGCTTCTCGTCCCATGATTATTGCAGATCAGGTCGCGGCAACCACCATTACTCCTCTTCtcgctttcttcttcttcttctgtttctcTCCTTTCAGACCTCTCCTCCCTCTATCACTTCCCTTTCTAGGGTTTATGCCGTCCaccttcctcttcctcttcctcttccttctgCAGGGCTCCGATGTCGTCTGCCGTTACCGCtgcttcttcctcctcctcctctctttCTACCAAGCCTTGCTATAATTCCGACTGTAAAGAACTTAGACCTGACCGCTCCAGAAAGGGATGGCGTCTTCGCACCGGCGACTTTGCCGAGCTCTGCGATCGATGCGCGTAAGTTAATCTGTCTACTTTTATTgattgtttctctctctctatctcgctctctctctctcttactcGGCTTGTCTTGTTATAAGCTTGGAGGTTTATTTGAGCGTGTTTTTGCGTTCTTGGAGGTTTATTTGGGTGTGTTTTTGCGGTCTTGGAGttttgtttgcttgttttaATGCAGGTAAGGAGAAGGGGCATGTCTTTTCCCCCCTTCACTTTAGTAGTTCAGGCGCCGTCTTTTTTTGTTGACACTGGTTTCAGTCGTGGctttatctttttcttatctAGTTTCGAGTTTACCGTGTTGAGGTTCTGGGAATTGGTTTACGAAGCTCACTGAAGTACGGATGTAGTTTAAGTCCGGTGAAACTTTACTTTCCATTACTGAGAGTTTTCCGACGTGTGGGGTTGAGGAATAACTATCAGCAATTCTTGTTATGATATTCGCAAAGCGACTATCAcctttctctttgatttgtTCTGAATCTTCTGGTCATTCTTAATAGTTTGTTTGGAAATTATTTCCTTCTAGGAACTTGGAGAGGCATTGAtctattaacatttttttttctatctttttctttgtgcGCTGTACTCATTTATCTTGCTTAAGACCTTCAACAAGGTTGCTTGGGTAggcatatatatatgttgtaaTAAGAATGTTGAACAGTAAATTTAGCACATGGGATATTCATACTATACAATATGATGCGTGCATGTTGATGGATTTAGGACATTCTGATTAAGGGTGCAGAAAAGGTAGGAAGTAAACAGATATCATACGATGGTTGGTTCTGATGAGATGATTATTTACATTATAAGATTGTGTTGATTGAAATTCGCCTATGGCTATTAGTGGTTATGGTTTCTCGTAACACTGAATAAAATACTCGAAGGGcttcaaaacttttaagaaCTCcgttcaaattcatttttgtaGTTCTGCTTACGAAGAAGGAAGATTCTGCGAGACTTTTCACTTGAATGCTTCTGGCTGGAGGTGCTGTGAATCCTGTGGAAAGGTGAGCTGGAAAAGTTCATTGCTATCAATTTATATGCTCTATCTTGCAAGATATGGCCGTTCATCTGTTAAATTTTTCATTGGCTTCTTTTGCACATATTTACTAACAATAAATCTCTTTCTCCAGCGGGTTCATTGTGGGTGCATTGTTTCAGCTCATGCATTCACCTTACTGGATCCTGGGGGTATCGAGTGCATGACATGTGCACGGAAGAATGTCATCTTAGTAAGAATGCATCTGGCTATCTTCTCCATCgagattttttattgttcataCATTTTCTGACATTTTGTTTCCTCGTAATTTATGAGTAAAACAATTGCATtagtttttttccccttaaaaTTTCTGTTCGACCTTTCTCCTTTACATGTGGcatctttttaataaaagattcTGTCTCAATGCTGATGCACCAATTGCATCTCTCTTGGGAAACATTGATTGATGTCACAAGGAAACCTCTTGGCCAAAGTGGAAACTAAAAGGGCAGTcgttcaatttttcctttgaGCCTGGCCATAAGTGCAACATtgatctaaattaaaaatatattttttaaaatcatgtgATATAAGTTGATAAAAATGCCATTTTCTTAGCGATCTCCTAGCCAATTCTGATACCTTTTCACCATCCTTActactattttttttgggCGTACTTTCTAGCATTTATTTGTTAGGTTTTCGTTTTCTATCTTGGGTTCATTCTCCTGCGTTAGGATACAGTTCATGCATGTGCAGCTTATGGAATTATAAGTTAACATAGTTTGGTTGGATTCCAACACATTCCACGTTTAACTCAACTTTCTCATTTTGGTTCAGCCGCTAAATCCAGTATGGCCACCGTCTTTGCTTTTCCATTCAGCTTTGCCTGACAGACTAAAAGACCTTTCTGTGAAAAATTGGAGCCAGTTAGCTGGATCAGGTCCTGTACCATGGCGCCAAGCTCCCAGTATGTTCAATTCTTCTCTCCCTTCTGGTGAATTGCATCATAGAGCACCTTATGAAGTTGACATATCAGCTGCCCTTAACAAACTTAATACTAGTGAAAGGTTGCCCATAtctttagaaaaaagaaaaaatgaagactTTTCTGAAAGGTTCTCGAATGGGAGCCTGAGGCAATGTGGACAGGATTTATGTGAAAATGGGACTGCAGGTGtggatccttttttttttttttcaatcatttaAGCTTTGAAGGTAAAACAATAAGTAAAATGCTGATAAATAGCCACCATTCATTTTGTTGAGAACAGTATTTAGTAATTATGGAAAGTGTTGGTTGAACCTGACTATTGATATCGTGTAGGAGGCATTAACTGTGAGGATAAACCTAGCTCATGTTCTAGTATTCCACAGCAGTCTAGCTTTGTGAAGGAGGATACCTGTACTACACAATATGGTTTGAATGTACCTTATGCACCTCCAAATGAACCAAGTACACGTAGTAGGATGTCTGGAACTCATTTGAGACCAACTCCACCATCTCCTCTGCCAAAGCAGGTCCATACCAATTTACAAAATGGAGCTGACCCCTCTAGTGAAACACAGCTGCGCAACGGAAGGCCTAGAGGAGATTCACGTGGAAGGAATTATTTGCTTCCACGATACTGGCCTAGGTTTACTGACCAGGAGCTACAACAAATATCTGTCGAGTATCCTTCCATCGATACAATCTTGGGGATAGtcttaaaatatgaaatagaaTTGTTCCTAGTTGTTGAAAGTTTG
This sequence is a window from Cucurbita pepo subsp. pepo cultivar mu-cu-16 chromosome LG19, ASM280686v2, whole genome shotgun sequence. Protein-coding genes within it:
- the LOC111781944 gene encoding sphingosine kinase 1-like, which encodes MDQSGDPEPVLNHRLLLDDGIVTPMILTADGWLRWSEKGQRSLAIEKEVIGFSIDGPKIRINALVEDRGGLWCFGSSGALVRKEFVFQPRECIDLLGAFIFLFPLFPRSYKHRIV